From Triticum urartu cultivar G1812 chromosome 2, Tu2.1, whole genome shotgun sequence, a single genomic window includes:
- the LOC125537100 gene encoding uncharacterized protein LOC125537100 isoform X2: MLFSWCNSVLVTHTSCPQRPQRRRHHHQRRRTSELLTECQMVEKIVLIYARDSPKRWSSSTPCGSPSSGHYWCCCCCCCGCWRCCCCILRSCRWGPKRNSTRRNLEKA; this comes from the exons TGGTGCAACTCCGTCCTTGTCACCCACACGTCGTGCCCGCAGCGGCCTCAGCGCCGTCGACACCACCACCAG CGCCGGCGGACGTCCGAGCTGCTTACTGAATGCCAGATGGTGGAAAAGATTGTGCTGATATACGCCCGCGACAGCCCCAAACGCTGGAGCAGTTCAACTCCTTGCGGGTCCCCAAGCTCAG GTCATTAttggtgctgctgctgctgttgttgtgGTTGTTGGAGGTGTTGCTGTTGCATCTTGCGAAGCTGCCGTTGGGGCCCCAAAAG GAATTCTACCCGAAGAAATTTGGAGAAAGCTTGA
- the LOC125537100 gene encoding uncharacterized protein LOC125537100 isoform X1 encodes MPNCWCNSVLVTHTSCPQRPQRRRHHHQRRRTSELLTECQMVEKIVLIYARDSPKRWSSSTPCGSPSSGHYWCCCCCCCGCWRCCCCILRSCRWGPKRNSTRRNLEKA; translated from the exons TGGTGCAACTCCGTCCTTGTCACCCACACGTCGTGCCCGCAGCGGCCTCAGCGCCGTCGACACCACCACCAG CGCCGGCGGACGTCCGAGCTGCTTACTGAATGCCAGATGGTGGAAAAGATTGTGCTGATATACGCCCGCGACAGCCCCAAACGCTGGAGCAGTTCAACTCCTTGCGGGTCCCCAAGCTCAG GTCATTAttggtgctgctgctgctgttgttgtgGTTGTTGGAGGTGTTGCTGTTGCATCTTGCGAAGCTGCCGTTGGGGCCCCAAAAG GAATTCTACCCGAAGAAATTTGGAGAAAGCTTGA